A window of the Gasterosteus aculeatus chromosome 21, fGasAcu3.hap1.1, whole genome shotgun sequence genome harbors these coding sequences:
- the rbm33a gene encoding RNA-binding protein 33 isoform X2 yields MSANAQNFGFEEYDKPGAERSRRRRGEDDDLESDLEEDLLEADWLTVKKNPSEVSDEELNDDLLQSDEEDVNMSGQDISLNATYHLGAAFGQQDNLQEAEYTDDAVNLGAEGCEEGDVEAEGYQHVGEEEYTHEYSHGDNTEMPDDQMDYTGEPAEGDEGYQDEVLDIQINETLDGEFQDDEYQTYDERLGERGVQREGIPEERVEGGGAEQQQQHEEEEEEEEEDAAESSRVFDTEEVENEAMLEDETKEESDEEDEEDEGSGRIRFKSERKDGAVVRLADAGSNRRSIPETLELSEKAKQDLMQFEEQERQKRQNRYGGRGMRGGMRGGRGRGGFPPFGMVDFRGGNRGRMIDHRLMGNMGMQPSRMPLPHQQQLHSQQHHPSRPRGPPPFQDHGRPLAQQPLQPLIPPHLAHRSPPLRPQMEPPPRMMGSPPPNFPPQQQHHHHHQQQQPPPQSKNIHINPHFRGPTSSSVQVPLMPPAQSQPRPAVGPQRFPGPGDFQQHMAPNFGQPQRPPHHMEPFRSQPPQGPQEREPLFMGERPESTRFPGQHMFDHQSPGPPMNSSHNLHHHHHPHPHHPPQQQQQPPPQQQQLPGQGHMGFAQPGPGFNQPGQGQLGLFSREPPRPNLPPHQGHQGMVGLNQQGGPPNQPRPFMGPRQPFGQQGNLFPPPQVQFGMQVRLRGLMHGPPVSQLPHHDSLASHQPMHQQQQHHRQELTHHQQQHLNVNESRPMMHHGQNPFHQQAHGSPRQMTPRLQNPQQRNMSNRLRMNTPISKQMQQRNSNLRELPVAPGNATMNSARPAANIRPVAKATQGMRPGQNTQPVPDGGRGRGQANAKMESQLGGAGRTVVCKEIPSSLSSQAPQDPKEDEETRQYRLKIEEQKRLREEILKRKEMRRQMQAGVRKKELLDRRNTPSQGPSPSHIQPSQPQQHQVPLQQPQQHQLQLQQQQHQLQQHQQLPLRTQQSLTQSLKNPNQATAIPPNGGPQISAPRPNVKARLQMVKGGGQQQPPPGPGPDQQWKPPPQNQQQQLQQRRNSAVQNVIRPAAQIQSNQVPQKIIPVTPSAGPGQAPARTPGPKPGAKRTVMQRAKSFEGQQVPQKVRVVKLSGAGGNGTVAAGEPPQPQGTRSATPLGQPAQRKVTMAAGQQQQQQQGPAGTPQAGRGIGGNPQQNRVVVPGRGRGRGAVPIGRGRPMATRQRQRGAASERCTVSIEGLSSSTTDLQLQNLLRSIGPIEMFKMMPQQRKAVATFSSPQHAESFQMSFHRHMIDLSHIDVALIDG; encoded by the exons ATGTCAGCCAACGCGCAGA ATTTTGGCTTTGAAGAATATGACAAACCCGGTGCTGAGCGCTCacgcaggaggagaggggaagatGACGATCTAGAGAG TGATTTGGAAGAGGATTTGTTGGAGGCAGATTGGCTTACAGttaaaaag AATCCTTCAGAAGTGTCGGATGAGGAGCTGAATGATGACCTTCTACAAAGTGATGAGGAAGATGTAAATATGAG tgGTCAGGATATTAGCCTCAATGCCACATACCACTTGGGCGCAGCCTTTGGCCAGCAGGACAACTTGCAGGAAGCAGAATACACAGATGACGCTGTGAACCTGGGTGCAGAGGGCTGTGAAGAGGGGGATGTAGAGGCGGAGGGGTACCAGCATGTGGGGGAAGAAGAGTACACACACGAATACAGCCATGGCGACAACACCGAGATGCCCGACGACCAAATGGATTACACCGGAGAGCCGGCTGAGGGGGACGAGGGCTACCAGGATGAAGTGTTAGACATCCAAATCAATGAGACCTTGGATGGTGAATTTCAA GATGATGAATATCAAACCTATGATGAGCGTCTGGGTGAACGTGGAGTCCAACGGGAGGGGATCCCAGAGGAGCgggtggagggaggtggagcagagcagcagcagcagcatgaagaggaggaggaggaagaggaggaagacgcagCCGAAAGCTCTCGGGTCTTTGACACAGAGGAG GTCGAAAATGAAGCCATGCTTGAAGATGAAACAAAGGAGGAATcggatgaggaggacgaggaagatgaAGGGTCTGGTCGCATACGGTTTAAATCTGAGAGAAAGGACGGCGCTGTTGTGCGGTTGGCCGATGCAGGCAGCAACAGGAGGAGTATCCCTGAAACGTTAG AACTGTCAGAGAAGGCGAAGCAGGACTTGATGCAGTTTGAGGAACAAGAACGGCAGAAGAGACAAAACCGGTACGGAGGCCGAGGCATGCGGGGAGGCATGCGGGGaggccgaggaagaggaggcttcCCACCTTTTGGAATGGTCGACTTTAGAGGAGGAAACCGAGGAAGAATGATTGACCACAGGCTGATGGGAAACATGGGCATGCAG CCGTCCCGAATGCCTCTTCCTCATCAGCAGCAACTGCACTCCCAGCAGCACCACCCTTCACGACCGAGAGGACCTCCTCCCTTCCAGGACCACGGGCGGCCGCTGGCCCAGCAGCCCCTTCAGCCCCTCATCCCCCCGCACCTGGCACACCGCTCCCCTCCGCTACGGCCCCAGATGGAGCCTCCGCCGCGAATGATGGGCTCCCCACCACCCAACttccccccccagcagcagcaccaccaccaccaccagcagcagcagcctcctccacAGTCCAAAAATATCCACATTAACCCCCATTTCAGAGGGCCCACGTCATCCTCTGTACAAG TGCCCTTGATGCCTCCTGCTCAGAGCCAGCCCAGACCTGCTGTGGGTCCTCAGAGGTTCCCT GGACCGGGAGACTTCCAGCAGCACATGGCCCCAAATTTTGGTCAGCCCCAGCGGCCCCCTCATCACATGGAGCCCTTCAGGAGCCAGCCACCTCAAGGACCCCAAGAGAGAGAGCCGCTCTTTATGGGAG AACGCCCAGAGTCAACACGCTTTCCGGGGCAGCACATGTTTGATCACCAGAGCCCCGGCCCGCCGATGAATAGCAGCCAcaacctccaccaccaccaccacccccacccccaccaccccccgcagcagcagcagcagccgccgccgcagcagcagcagcttcctggCCAGGGCCACATGGGTTTCGCCCAACCAGGACCGGGCTTCAACCAGCCCGGGCAGGGTCAGCTGGGACTCTTTTCGAGAGAACCCCCAAGACCCAACCTCCCTCCCCACCAAGGTCATCAGGGCATGGTGGGCTTGAATCAACAAGGTGGTCCCCCCAACCAGCCCAGGCCCTTCATGGGCCCCCGTCAGCCGTTTGGCCAGCAGGGGAACCTCTTCCCCCCTCCACAAGTCCAGTTTGGGATGCAGGTACGACTAAGA gGCTTAATGCACGGCCCTCCTGTCTCCCAGCTTCCGCATCACGACTCCTTGGCATCCCATCAGCCcatgcaccagcagcagcaacatcacaggcAGGAGTTGACccatcatcagcagcaacaTCTTAATGTCAACGAGTCTCGCCCCATGATGCACCATGGCCAGAATCCTTTCCATCAGCAGGCGCATGGCAGCCCGAGGCAGATGACTCCCCGCCTTCAGAACCCCCAACAACGCAACATGTCCAACAGGCTGAGGATG aACACGCCCATTTCCAAGCAAATGCAGCAGCGCAACAGCAACCTCCGGGAACTCCCCGTAGCACCCGGCAACGCAACCATGAACAGTGCCCGCCCCGCCGCCAACATTAGACCTGTTGCCAAGGCAACACAGGGGATGCGTCCCGGGCAGAACACTCAGCCGGTGCCTGACGGCGGCAGAGGAAGAGGCCAAGCTAACGCCAAGATGGAATCGCAGCTCGGAGGCGCGGGCAGGACGGTAGTTTGCAAGGAGATCCCGAGCTCGCTGTCCAGCCAAGCACCGCAG GACccgaaggaggacgaggagacgcGGCAGTACCGTCTCAAGATCGAGGAGCAGAAGCGTCTGAGAGAAGAGATCCTTAAGCGGAAGGAGATGCGACGGCAGATGCAGGCCGGCGTCAGAAAGAAGGAACTGCTGGACAGGCGCAACACTCCCAGCCAGGGCCCGTCTCCTTCACACATTCAACCCTCGCAACCGCAGCAGCATCAAGTACCACTACAACAACCGCAGCAGcatcaactacaactacaacagcagcagcatcaactaCAACAGCATCAACAGTTGCCTCTGAGGACACAGCAATCATTGACTCAATCATTAAAGAATCCCAATCAAGCCACCGCCATCCCTCCCAATGGCGGCCCTCAGATCTCCGCACCACGTCCCAATGTCAAGGCCCGCCTGCAGATGGTGAAAGGCGGCGGCCAGCAGCAACCACCCCCCGGGCCCGGTCCAGACCAGCAGTGGAAGCCGCCTCcacaaaatcagcagcagcagctgcagcagcgaaggAACAGTGCCGTGCAGAACGTAATCAGGCCTGCCGCTCAGATCCAGTCCAATCAGGTCCCTCAGAAGATCATACCCGTGACTCCCTCCGCGGGACCTGGCCAGGCTCCGGCTCGGACTCCTGGACCGAAACCCGGGGCTAAGAGAACTGTGATGCAGCGGGCCAAGAGTTTCGAAGGCCAGCAGGTGCCACAAAAAGTCAGAGTGGTCAAACTCTCCGGAGCG GGTGGAAACGGTACAGTGGCAGCTGGAGAGCCCCCGCAGCCACAAGGCACCAGGTCGGCGACCCCGCTCGGCCAGCCCGCGCAGAGGAAGGTCACGATGGCGgcggggcagcagcagcagcagcaacaaggaCCAGCCGGTACCCCGCAGGCAGGCCGAGGGATTGGGGGTAACCCGCAGCAAAACAGG GTTGTGGTGCCGGGCCGGggccgagggaggggggctgttcCGATTGGTCGAGGCCGCCCGATGGCCACCAGACAGCGCCAAAGAGGAGCGGCGAGCGAGCGCTGCACTGTGTCCATCGAGGGCCTCTCGTCATCCACAACTGACCTCCAACTGCAGAACCTTCTCCGGTCCATCGGCCCCATAGAG ATGTTCAAAATGATGCCGCAGCAGAGGAAAGCAGTCGCCACGTTTTCCAGTCCCCAGCATGCAGAAAGTTTTCAAATGAGCTTCCATAG GCACATGATTGATTTGTCCCACATTGATGTGGCGCTGATTGACGGATGA
- the rbm33a gene encoding RNA-binding protein 33 isoform X1, whose protein sequence is MSANAQNFGFEEYDKPGAERSRRRRGEDDDLESDLEEDLLEADWLTVKKNPSEVSDEELNDDLLQSDEEDVNMSGQDISLNATYHLGAAFGQQDNLQEAEYTDDAVNLGAEGCEEGDVEAEGYQHVGEEEYTHEYSHGDNTEMPDDQMDYTGEPAEGDEGYQDEVLDIQINETLDGEFQDDEYQTYDERLGERGVQREGIPEERVEGGGAEQQQQHEEEEEEEEEDAAESSRVFDTEEVENEAMLEDETKEESDEEDEEDEGSGRIRFKSERKDGAVVRLADAGSNRRSIPETLELSEKAKQDLMQFEEQERQKRQNRYGGRGMRGGMRGGRGRGGFPPFGMVDFRGGNRGRMIDHRLMGNMGMQQPSRMPLPHQQQLHSQQHHPSRPRGPPPFQDHGRPLAQQPLQPLIPPHLAHRSPPLRPQMEPPPRMMGSPPPNFPPQQQHHHHHQQQQPPPQSKNIHINPHFRGPTSSSVQVPLMPPAQSQPRPAVGPQRFPGPGDFQQHMAPNFGQPQRPPHHMEPFRSQPPQGPQEREPLFMGERPESTRFPGQHMFDHQSPGPPMNSSHNLHHHHHPHPHHPPQQQQQPPPQQQQLPGQGHMGFAQPGPGFNQPGQGQLGLFSREPPRPNLPPHQGHQGMVGLNQQGGPPNQPRPFMGPRQPFGQQGNLFPPPQVQFGMQVRLRGLMHGPPVSQLPHHDSLASHQPMHQQQQHHRQELTHHQQQHLNVNESRPMMHHGQNPFHQQAHGSPRQMTPRLQNPQQRNMSNRLRMNTPISKQMQQRNSNLRELPVAPGNATMNSARPAANIRPVAKATQGMRPGQNTQPVPDGGRGRGQANAKMESQLGGAGRTVVCKEIPSSLSSQAPQDPKEDEETRQYRLKIEEQKRLREEILKRKEMRRQMQAGVRKKELLDRRNTPSQGPSPSHIQPSQPQQHQVPLQQPQQHQLQLQQQQHQLQQHQQLPLRTQQSLTQSLKNPNQATAIPPNGGPQISAPRPNVKARLQMVKGGGQQQPPPGPGPDQQWKPPPQNQQQQLQQRRNSAVQNVIRPAAQIQSNQVPQKIIPVTPSAGPGQAPARTPGPKPGAKRTVMQRAKSFEGQQVPQKVRVVKLSGAGGNGTVAAGEPPQPQGTRSATPLGQPAQRKVTMAAGQQQQQQQGPAGTPQAGRGIGGNPQQNRVVVPGRGRGRGAVPIGRGRPMATRQRQRGAASERCTVSIEGLSSSTTDLQLQNLLRSIGPIEMFKMMPQQRKAVATFSSPQHAESFQMSFHRHMIDLSHIDVALIDG, encoded by the exons ATGTCAGCCAACGCGCAGA ATTTTGGCTTTGAAGAATATGACAAACCCGGTGCTGAGCGCTCacgcaggaggagaggggaagatGACGATCTAGAGAG TGATTTGGAAGAGGATTTGTTGGAGGCAGATTGGCTTACAGttaaaaag AATCCTTCAGAAGTGTCGGATGAGGAGCTGAATGATGACCTTCTACAAAGTGATGAGGAAGATGTAAATATGAG tgGTCAGGATATTAGCCTCAATGCCACATACCACTTGGGCGCAGCCTTTGGCCAGCAGGACAACTTGCAGGAAGCAGAATACACAGATGACGCTGTGAACCTGGGTGCAGAGGGCTGTGAAGAGGGGGATGTAGAGGCGGAGGGGTACCAGCATGTGGGGGAAGAAGAGTACACACACGAATACAGCCATGGCGACAACACCGAGATGCCCGACGACCAAATGGATTACACCGGAGAGCCGGCTGAGGGGGACGAGGGCTACCAGGATGAAGTGTTAGACATCCAAATCAATGAGACCTTGGATGGTGAATTTCAA GATGATGAATATCAAACCTATGATGAGCGTCTGGGTGAACGTGGAGTCCAACGGGAGGGGATCCCAGAGGAGCgggtggagggaggtggagcagagcagcagcagcagcatgaagaggaggaggaggaagaggaggaagacgcagCCGAAAGCTCTCGGGTCTTTGACACAGAGGAG GTCGAAAATGAAGCCATGCTTGAAGATGAAACAAAGGAGGAATcggatgaggaggacgaggaagatgaAGGGTCTGGTCGCATACGGTTTAAATCTGAGAGAAAGGACGGCGCTGTTGTGCGGTTGGCCGATGCAGGCAGCAACAGGAGGAGTATCCCTGAAACGTTAG AACTGTCAGAGAAGGCGAAGCAGGACTTGATGCAGTTTGAGGAACAAGAACGGCAGAAGAGACAAAACCGGTACGGAGGCCGAGGCATGCGGGGAGGCATGCGGGGaggccgaggaagaggaggcttcCCACCTTTTGGAATGGTCGACTTTAGAGGAGGAAACCGAGGAAGAATGATTGACCACAGGCTGATGGGAAACATGGGCATGCAG CAGCCGTCCCGAATGCCTCTTCCTCATCAGCAGCAACTGCACTCCCAGCAGCACCACCCTTCACGACCGAGAGGACCTCCTCCCTTCCAGGACCACGGGCGGCCGCTGGCCCAGCAGCCCCTTCAGCCCCTCATCCCCCCGCACCTGGCACACCGCTCCCCTCCGCTACGGCCCCAGATGGAGCCTCCGCCGCGAATGATGGGCTCCCCACCACCCAACttccccccccagcagcagcaccaccaccaccaccagcagcagcagcctcctccacAGTCCAAAAATATCCACATTAACCCCCATTTCAGAGGGCCCACGTCATCCTCTGTACAAG TGCCCTTGATGCCTCCTGCTCAGAGCCAGCCCAGACCTGCTGTGGGTCCTCAGAGGTTCCCT GGACCGGGAGACTTCCAGCAGCACATGGCCCCAAATTTTGGTCAGCCCCAGCGGCCCCCTCATCACATGGAGCCCTTCAGGAGCCAGCCACCTCAAGGACCCCAAGAGAGAGAGCCGCTCTTTATGGGAG AACGCCCAGAGTCAACACGCTTTCCGGGGCAGCACATGTTTGATCACCAGAGCCCCGGCCCGCCGATGAATAGCAGCCAcaacctccaccaccaccaccacccccacccccaccaccccccgcagcagcagcagcagccgccgccgcagcagcagcagcttcctggCCAGGGCCACATGGGTTTCGCCCAACCAGGACCGGGCTTCAACCAGCCCGGGCAGGGTCAGCTGGGACTCTTTTCGAGAGAACCCCCAAGACCCAACCTCCCTCCCCACCAAGGTCATCAGGGCATGGTGGGCTTGAATCAACAAGGTGGTCCCCCCAACCAGCCCAGGCCCTTCATGGGCCCCCGTCAGCCGTTTGGCCAGCAGGGGAACCTCTTCCCCCCTCCACAAGTCCAGTTTGGGATGCAGGTACGACTAAGA gGCTTAATGCACGGCCCTCCTGTCTCCCAGCTTCCGCATCACGACTCCTTGGCATCCCATCAGCCcatgcaccagcagcagcaacatcacaggcAGGAGTTGACccatcatcagcagcaacaTCTTAATGTCAACGAGTCTCGCCCCATGATGCACCATGGCCAGAATCCTTTCCATCAGCAGGCGCATGGCAGCCCGAGGCAGATGACTCCCCGCCTTCAGAACCCCCAACAACGCAACATGTCCAACAGGCTGAGGATG aACACGCCCATTTCCAAGCAAATGCAGCAGCGCAACAGCAACCTCCGGGAACTCCCCGTAGCACCCGGCAACGCAACCATGAACAGTGCCCGCCCCGCCGCCAACATTAGACCTGTTGCCAAGGCAACACAGGGGATGCGTCCCGGGCAGAACACTCAGCCGGTGCCTGACGGCGGCAGAGGAAGAGGCCAAGCTAACGCCAAGATGGAATCGCAGCTCGGAGGCGCGGGCAGGACGGTAGTTTGCAAGGAGATCCCGAGCTCGCTGTCCAGCCAAGCACCGCAG GACccgaaggaggacgaggagacgcGGCAGTACCGTCTCAAGATCGAGGAGCAGAAGCGTCTGAGAGAAGAGATCCTTAAGCGGAAGGAGATGCGACGGCAGATGCAGGCCGGCGTCAGAAAGAAGGAACTGCTGGACAGGCGCAACACTCCCAGCCAGGGCCCGTCTCCTTCACACATTCAACCCTCGCAACCGCAGCAGCATCAAGTACCACTACAACAACCGCAGCAGcatcaactacaactacaacagcagcagcatcaactaCAACAGCATCAACAGTTGCCTCTGAGGACACAGCAATCATTGACTCAATCATTAAAGAATCCCAATCAAGCCACCGCCATCCCTCCCAATGGCGGCCCTCAGATCTCCGCACCACGTCCCAATGTCAAGGCCCGCCTGCAGATGGTGAAAGGCGGCGGCCAGCAGCAACCACCCCCCGGGCCCGGTCCAGACCAGCAGTGGAAGCCGCCTCcacaaaatcagcagcagcagctgcagcagcgaaggAACAGTGCCGTGCAGAACGTAATCAGGCCTGCCGCTCAGATCCAGTCCAATCAGGTCCCTCAGAAGATCATACCCGTGACTCCCTCCGCGGGACCTGGCCAGGCTCCGGCTCGGACTCCTGGACCGAAACCCGGGGCTAAGAGAACTGTGATGCAGCGGGCCAAGAGTTTCGAAGGCCAGCAGGTGCCACAAAAAGTCAGAGTGGTCAAACTCTCCGGAGCG GGTGGAAACGGTACAGTGGCAGCTGGAGAGCCCCCGCAGCCACAAGGCACCAGGTCGGCGACCCCGCTCGGCCAGCCCGCGCAGAGGAAGGTCACGATGGCGgcggggcagcagcagcagcagcaacaaggaCCAGCCGGTACCCCGCAGGCAGGCCGAGGGATTGGGGGTAACCCGCAGCAAAACAGG GTTGTGGTGCCGGGCCGGggccgagggaggggggctgttcCGATTGGTCGAGGCCGCCCGATGGCCACCAGACAGCGCCAAAGAGGAGCGGCGAGCGAGCGCTGCACTGTGTCCATCGAGGGCCTCTCGTCATCCACAACTGACCTCCAACTGCAGAACCTTCTCCGGTCCATCGGCCCCATAGAG ATGTTCAAAATGATGCCGCAGCAGAGGAAAGCAGTCGCCACGTTTTCCAGTCCCCAGCATGCAGAAAGTTTTCAAATGAGCTTCCATAG GCACATGATTGATTTGTCCCACATTGATGTGGCGCTGATTGACGGATGA